The Rickettsia endosymbiont of Gonocerus acuteangulatus nucleotide sequence CTGAACATGCAAAGAAATGTAGTCATGATGTTATTAATAGATTTTTAAGGAATGAAAAATATACACCTTCTTTGTTATGGGAACACATCAAGAATGATGTTATTTTTTCATCTAATGGATATACAATATTTGATGATACGGTTTTAAATAAAAGGAATACGAAGCAAATAGAAATTGCAAGATCGCAGTACAGTGGAGCTACAGGTAGAGTTACTAAAGGTATAGGAGTAGTGAGTCTGGTATATTATAACCCTGATATTAATAAGTTTTGGGTAATAGATTATCGAATTTTTGCACCTGATCATGATGGAGCAACAAAACTAGAACACCTATTAAACATGTTAAATAATGCTGTTTATAGCAAGAAGATTCCTTTTCAAACAGTACTTTTTGACACATGGTATTCTACACACAAAATTATGCAACATGTTGACTCTCTGGGGAAATATTATTATGCCCCTATTAAAGCCAATAGAAACGTTAGTAAAACGCACGATTCTAAACCTTATAAAGCTGTAAAAGAGTTGACATTTTCAGATGAAGAGATCAGGCATGGAGTAGAGATTCATATAAAAGGCTTTGCTAAAAATAAGCATGTTAATTTGTTTAAATTTACTGTTTCTACCAACAGAGTTGAGTATGTTGTTACCAATAACAAAACTCACAAATCTTCTAAAGCTGCACAAGATGAGTGTGGCTTTCGATGGGTAATTGAGAGCATGCACAGAGAAATTAAGCAACTTACTGGGATAGAACGTTGTCAATGCAGGAAACAGCGTATTCAACGTAATCATATTAGTTGTGCATTTTTAGTTTGGGCATTTCTCAAAAGGACTGTAAATACAATCGGTAAAACGGTTTACCAAATAAAGTTAGGGCTTTTAGATGACTATATGCAACAACAGCTGCGTTCTCCATCTTTACGATATTTAGAACCAAACATAGCGTAAGTTTTGGTAAGATCTGCCTCAAAATTCCCTACTTCTACCTTTTTCGTAGCTATTGCATCACGCTGATGTATTGAGATCCTTTGTGGTATAATGATCCTTTGATGCCTCTTCCCTCTTTCTTGCCTTTTATATCTTTTAGAAGGTAAATAGCTATATAACTTTAATTTAGCTGCTACTGCAGAAGTGTAAACAAATCTATATATACTTTCTGTACTGATACACAAAGCTGTATTTTTGTCTAGTTTTAACTTTCCGGCTATAGCATCCGGCGACCATTTCTTGCGAATCATAGCATTTTTAATATAATCTAACAACATAGGGTTCTTTTCTATTTTTAATAACTCTTGCTGATACATCCTGTTTTCATATTTTTCCTGAGCAACACAAGGCATATACTTATCTTTTACCTTATTTCTTTTTAGCTCCATACTAATAGTGCTTTTAGACCTCGTAAGATGTTGTGCTATCTTATTAATACTGACTCCTAGGTCATACATTCTTTTTATCTCATATCTCTCTTCTCGAGATAAGTGTCTATATTTTCTGTTCATCATTACCTATTTAAAATCTTATTATTTTAAATAGGTTCTGTTCTACTTACTTATAGTATTTTCAGCTGTACTTGGCTAAAATCAAAAGTGGTTAAAGATTTACCAGGTGGTAAGTGTGCTTTCCTAAGATAAGCTTGTACTTTTTCCCTATGACGTGTCTCTACCTCCTGTTCTAAAAGAATAGAAAACAGTTTATTATAACTCCATCCTTCAATTTGTGCCTTCTCTAAAAAGTTTTCCCATGTCTCAAGTATAGTCAATAATCCTAATTCTTTTAGAAGAATTGGTAAAGTTGCAGAATCATGCATAACAACCTCCTACAGCAAACACAGATAAAAGATGATCATATGTTTGTAGCGAATGTTGTGTTACTCCTATAGGTGGTAATAATGGATTATTACTACAAGATTGAAAACGTATTTGCAATAAACTCAAAGAAGGTATCTGACCTTTAGAAAGAGATGACAGCACCAATTCTCCTAGTGCCAGTTCACAATCATAATCAGCAGCTAACTTTAAAATACCTACCATTAATTTATTCGCATGCTTTGGCTTACAATGCTGATTAATCAAATTCCAAATGTTTTTATATGTCTCATTTGGTAAAATATCATCCCGTAGAATAGAACCACGAAATGCTCCAGGCTTCTTTATCAAAGCATTTACTAAATGGCGGTAATTAATACACAAAACTTACGCTATGAGTAAAAAAGTGATAAATTATTGTAAAAATAAATAAAAGTAATCCCCGCTGCTTGCGGCGGGGTATTTTAGAAGAAAGCTAGCTGATGATCCTCATGCAGTTTCTGATATTCCTTGCCTTGGTTTTTTACGTATTTTCCTATCATATTCTCATTTCCATGCTTACCTACCGTACTCGTAAAATATCCATCAGTCCAAAATTCTCCACCCCATAATTGTTTCTTTACCTGTGGACACTGTCTAAATATTTGACGAGCTGTAACACTTTTAATTGTTGTTACTATTTTTGTTACGCTATAGGTTGGTACAGATTGTACCAAAAAATGGACATGATCTTCATCAACCCCTATTTCTAAAAATTTTATTTGATATCTCTTTTCTATCTCTAAACATATTTCTCGTAATACTTGATCAACTGATACGTCAAACACTGCTCGGCGATATTTTGCTGGAAATACCATGTGATACAGCAGTACCGTAACATTATGACTTTTATGTATATATTTGCTCATTCCGCCATATTACGCCGCAAGCGGCGGGGAATATACCCAAAAGAGATTAAATATGTCAAAGAGGATAAAGTTGCAAGCAATACCAATTAATAGGACAGATTATTGTCAATTTTTAATAGTTAGCCAAAAGAATTATAGTTTAACCTACTACGCTGAACATGCAAAGAAATGTAGTCATGATGTTATTAATAGATTTTTAAGGAATGAAAAATATACACCTTCTTTGTTATGGGAACACATCAAGAATGATGTTATTTTTTCATCTAATGGATATACAATATTTGATGATACGGTTTTAAATAAAAGGAATACGAAGCAAATAGAAATTGCAAGATCGCAGTACAGTGGAGCTACAGGTAGAGTTACTAAAGGTATAGGAGTAGTGAGTCTGGTATATTATAACCCTGATATTAATAAGTTTTG carries:
- a CDS encoding transposase, which produces MSKRIKLQAIPINRTDYCQFLIVSQKNYSLTYYAEHAKKCSHDVINRFLRNEKYTPSLLWEHIKNDVIFSSNGYTIFDDTVLNKRNTKQIEIARSQYSGATGRVTKGIGVVSLVYYNPDINKFWVIDYRIFAPDHDGATKLEHLLNMLNNAVYSKKIPFQTVLFDTWYSTHKIMQHVDSLGKYYYAPIKANRNVSKTHDSKPYKAVKELTFSDEEIRHGVEIHIKGFAKNKHVNLFKFTVSTNRVEYVVTNNKTHKSSKAAQDECGFRWVIESMHREIKQLTGIERCQCRKQRIQRNHISCAFLVWAFLKRTVNTIGKTVYQIKLGLLDDYMQQQLRSPSLRYLEPNIA
- the tnpA gene encoding IS200/IS605 family transposase, yielding MSKYIHKSHNVTVLLYHMVFPAKYRRAVFDVSVDQVLREICLEIEKRYQIKFLEIGVDEDHVHFLVQSVPTYSVTKIVTTIKSVTARQIFRQCPQVKKQLWGGEFWTDGYFTSTVGKHGNENMIGKYVKNQGKEYQKLHEDHQLAFF
- a CDS encoding ATP-binding protein: MHDSATLPILLKELGLLTILETWENFLEKAQIEGWSYNKLFSILLEQEVETRHREKVQAYLRKAHLPPGKSLTTFDFSQVQLKIL
- a CDS encoding IS30 family transposase is translated as MMNRKYRHLSREERYEIKRMYDLGVSINKIAQHLTRSKSTISMELKRNKVKDKYMPCVAQEKYENRMYQQELLKIEKNPMLLDYIKNAMIRKKWSPDAIAGKLKLDKNTALCISTESIYRFVYTSAVAAKLKLYSYLPSKRYKRQERGKRHQRIIIPQRISIHQRDAIATKKVEVGNFEADLTKTYAMFGSKYRKDGERSCCCI